The Diospyros lotus cultivar Yz01 chromosome 15, ASM1463336v1, whole genome shotgun sequence genome has a window encoding:
- the LOC127791911 gene encoding B3 domain-containing protein Os07g0563300-like isoform X2, with protein MAASSSRKTCFQCEDSNSSDFRNGWRLRSGHFVQLCDRCASLYDEGRFCENFHSNDDGWRDCESCGKLIHCGCIVSFHAYMLLDFGGVICMECSKMNFILARKRCLYSESRIQNEVCQGDATRKIQIDPQYWPRVTDPELQQVSKKTKSIVVPLFEKLLSASDADHKLARLVIPKKCAEAFFPKITSPHGCLVKIQDTEDKEWEFQFRYWPNSGSKMYVLEGLRDYMASMQWQAGDTVIFYRIEPEKKLVMGLRKTHAVIPACEVGSAT; from the exons ATGGCTGCTTCGTCTTCCAGAAAGACCTGCTTTCAGTGCGAGGACTCCAACTCCTCTGACTTCAGAAATGGCTGGCGCCTTCGCAGCGGCCACTTCGTTCAGCTTTGCGACAGATGCGC TTCTTTGTATGATGAAGGAagattttgtgaaaattttcaTTCCAATGATGATGGTTGGAGGGATTGCGAATCGTGTGGGAAG TTGATTCATTGTGGATGTATCGTGTCATTCCATGCATATATGCTGTTGGATTTTGGTGGAGTGATCTGCATGGAATGCTCAAAGATGAATTTTATTCTG GCACGAAAACGATGTCTATATTCAGAAAGCCGAATACAAAATGAAGTGTGTCAAGGGGATGCAACCAGGAAAATTCAGATAGATCCTCAGTACTGGCCTAGAGTGACTGACCCAGAGTTGCAACAGGTTTCGAAAAA AACAAAATCTATTGTTGTTCCTTTGTTCGAGAAATTATTGTCTGCTAGTGATGCTGATCACAAGCTGGCACGTCTTGTGATACCAAAAAAATGTGCAGAG GCTTTTTTCCCCAAGATTACTTCCCCACACGGCTGCTTGGTCAAAATCCAAGATACAGAAGACAAGGAGTGGGAATTCCAGTTCCGATACTGGCCTAATAGTGGGAGCAAGATGTATGTTCTGGAAGGGCTTAGGGATTATATGGCGTCAATGCAATGGCAAGCTGGTGACACAG TGATATTTTACAGGATTGAACCGGAGAAAAAGTTGGTCATGGGATTGAGAAAGACTCATGCTGTTATACCAGCTTGTGAG GTGGGGTCTGCTACATAA
- the LOC127791911 gene encoding B3 domain-containing protein Os07g0563300-like isoform X3, whose amino-acid sequence MAASSSRKTCFQCEDSNSSDFRNGWRLRSGHFVQLCDRCASLYDEGRFCENFHSNDDGWRDCESCGKLIHCGCIVSFHAYMLLDFGGVICMECSKMNFILARKRCLYSESRIQNEVCQGDATRKIQIDPQYWPRVTDPELQQVSKKTKSIVVPLFEKLLSASDADHKLARLVIPKKCAEAFFPKITSPHGCLVKIQDTEDKEWEFQFRYWPNSGSKMYVLEGLRDYMASMQWQAGDTVIFYRIEPEKKLVMGLRKTHAVIPACED is encoded by the exons ATGGCTGCTTCGTCTTCCAGAAAGACCTGCTTTCAGTGCGAGGACTCCAACTCCTCTGACTTCAGAAATGGCTGGCGCCTTCGCAGCGGCCACTTCGTTCAGCTTTGCGACAGATGCGC TTCTTTGTATGATGAAGGAagattttgtgaaaattttcaTTCCAATGATGATGGTTGGAGGGATTGCGAATCGTGTGGGAAG TTGATTCATTGTGGATGTATCGTGTCATTCCATGCATATATGCTGTTGGATTTTGGTGGAGTGATCTGCATGGAATGCTCAAAGATGAATTTTATTCTG GCACGAAAACGATGTCTATATTCAGAAAGCCGAATACAAAATGAAGTGTGTCAAGGGGATGCAACCAGGAAAATTCAGATAGATCCTCAGTACTGGCCTAGAGTGACTGACCCAGAGTTGCAACAGGTTTCGAAAAA AACAAAATCTATTGTTGTTCCTTTGTTCGAGAAATTATTGTCTGCTAGTGATGCTGATCACAAGCTGGCACGTCTTGTGATACCAAAAAAATGTGCAGAG GCTTTTTTCCCCAAGATTACTTCCCCACACGGCTGCTTGGTCAAAATCCAAGATACAGAAGACAAGGAGTGGGAATTCCAGTTCCGATACTGGCCTAATAGTGGGAGCAAGATGTATGTTCTGGAAGGGCTTAGGGATTATATGGCGTCAATGCAATGGCAAGCTGGTGACACAG TGATATTTTACAGGATTGAACCGGAGAAAAAGTTGGTCATGGGATTGAGAAAGACTCATGCTGTTATACCAGCTTGTGAG